ATTGATGCCGTTATCATCCCAAAGCAGAATGCCTGGGAATACCTGAATAGCACCAGCTATCAGCAAAAGACATTCTTGCAGTCACTGGCATACATTGGTATAGACACAGCGACTGCCGAACAGATCGGTGTAAATCCTTCTACCGGGGCACCTATCTATAAGCCCGGCACCGGCGAAGTAGCGCTAAATCATTTCCTTGAAAGAGTAAATATCAATAGTGAAGATTCTCTGCTCACTTATGTCATCTTAGCAGATGATGTTTATAAACACGAGCAGCAAAGATTAACCAAATACTTTACAGACAGTACAGAAGCAGTTACGGATACTACAACCCAGTGGAATGTGATCAAAGATCTTGTATTCAATGGTGTGTACGATAAAGATCATTTACCTGCAACCCTCTATAGTATTCGCGATAGTGTACAGTTTCACATCAATGCCAGTGACATCATCAGCTCGCAAAAGGTAAGCAATGGCATCGTGTATATAGTTAATCATATCGACTATGAGCTGTCTACTAAGATCAAACCTGTCATCATTGAAGGAGAATACTACAGTGGGGTAAAAGATGCAACAAAGACCATCGCTATTCGTACACGTGTCAATCCTAACACCGGCAATACATTCAGGGATGTGTACATGTACAATTATGGTGTGGCTTCCTACTGGCTGAATTACAAAGCACGATTAAATTCAGTGGCATATCAGGTGTATTGGATATCTGTCAATGATGTACAGACCGGCACGTATCCTATGCGGGTGGCTTTCGACGATCCGGGTGTTACTACTATACCATATACCATGGTTCCGGTTCTTAATTACAATGAACAATACGTAGGGGATTATACCAATGTCCGATATGGTCTGCACAATGTATATCTCGTGGGCAATTCGGTCACGACCAATGGTAGCAACACGATCCTGCTGGATTATATCAAACTGGTACCTATTCTGAACTGATTATCTCAATCTTTTATGAAGGCATTTATTTACATAACGCTGGCTGTTTTATTGGGGTTTCATGCTAAGGCGCAGGATACAGTAGTGGTAACAGGACTGATCAAAGAAGCAGCTACTGGTACGACAATACCCGGCATCAATATTAGTATACCCGGATTCTCTGCTGCCATCACTAATGAAAAAGGCGAATTCCGCATCAAAGCACCTGATTACCGCACCGCCCTTACTGTATCCGGCCCCGGTTATCAAACGAAGATCATCACCCTGAATGGGAGACATGCCGTCACCGCAAGCCTGCATGAAGAAACATTCAATTCCATCTACGACCGTAAACAGACCACAGATCCTACTACCACCCTCAATACAACGGACAACTGGCAGCAGATCACCACCTCCCCTGAAAACTATTTACAGGGCAAGGTGCCAGGGTTACAGGTCATCAGGCGTAGCGGTACACCGGGTATGGGCGCTGATTTATTTATGAGAGGATATACCTCAATCTATGCGACTAACAGACCACTGGTTGTCGTGGATGGCATGATCTACGATACCAATGAATACGGAGGCTCCTTAATAAACGGCTATGTGAATAACCCACTGGCAGATATCGATATCAAGGATATAGACAACATCACCGTCATGAGAGACGGTACCTGTACATATGGTACCAAAGGCGCTAACGGTGTGATCCTCATCACTACCTCACATGCAAAGGAACTGGCTACCCGCATCGATTTCGGTGTGATGGGCGGATTTAATACACCACCGGCGCAGCTGCCTGTAATGGAATCCGGTGATTACCGTTTATATCTCTCAGACCTGTTACAAAGCAGTGGAAAGACCCCTGCGGAAATAGCTGCATTACCTTACATGAATGACAATCCTAATCCGGACTATTATCGCTATCACAATAATACAAACTGGCAGAAAGAAGTCACGAATCAAAGTTTCAATCAACAGTATTTTCTGAAGGTAGCCGGTGGCGATGATATTGCCACTTATGGTTTATCACTGGGATACCTCAAACAAAGCGGTACCATCCGTCGTACAGATCTGGGCCGCTACCAAACCCGTTTTAATGCGGACCTGAACCTGTCTGCAAAACTCAAGGCGGCTATCAACCTGGCATTTACCAGCAATACGCAGAAAGACAAAGATCAGGGTATTTCGCCTAAGACGAACCCATTATACCTCGCGCTCATCAAAGCGCCTTTCCTCCACCGTCAGGCCATCAGTGATGAAGGGATTGCTTCGCCCAGTCTCGCTGATTATGACATCTTTGGCGTTTCCAATCCTGCTTCCATCATCGACAAGATGCAGGATATTAACAAAAACTACCGCTTTTTTGGTAGCATCCGGTTCAACTATCTTGTTACAAAAAGTATCAGCATCAATACCATCACAGGTGTCACTTTTGATAAAGTAAGAGAGACCTTCTTTATTCCTGAAGCTGGTGTTAAACCTGATACACTGTCAAACGCTGTTGCATACAATCGCTCAGGTAGCAATGTAGAAAGGTATTACAGCCTGTACAACGATACCCGTATTACCTACGATAAGCAATTTGCCAGAGACCATCATCTCAATACAGGTTTGGGCGTACGCTATAGCAATAATAACAGTGAATCAGATTATGGTTTAGGTTACAACTCTGCCACAGATGAATTTGTCAGCGTAGGTATGGGACAAAACCAACTGAGAAAAGTAAGTGGTACAATTGGCAAATGGAACTGGCTGAACACTTACTTCAATGCTGATTACTCCTTTAGAGATAAATACTTTCTGCGCTTCAACCTGGCCGTAGATGGTTCTTCAAGATATACCTATACCCGTAATCAATACGCCGTGATGCCCGGTTTATCCGCGGCCTGGCTCATTGTTTCAGATCAGCATAGTATCGATGCGCTCAAACTCAGAGCCGGTATCAGCAGGACGGGCAATGATGATATCGGTAATTATACCTCCCGGCAATATTACATTTCTCAAAACCTCTTAGGCTTACTGGGATTAGTACGTGCTAATATCGCTAACCCTTACCTGAAATGGGAAACGGTTACAAAATACAATGCCGCACTGGATGGTGCCTTCTATAACGAAAGACTAAGTTTCAGCCTTGATATCTTTCAGCATCGTACTACAGATATGCTGACCATAGAACCTGTAGCTGCTGCCACCGGATTCGATCATGTGATCACCAACAACAGCACGATGGAAACACATGGTGTAGAATTATCACTATTTGGTCGTGTAGTAGATCGTATCCTGAAGTGGGATGTAGGCCTCACACTATCTACTTATAAGAATAAAATTACCAGCATACCCGGCAACCAATTGCTCACAACCTATGGAGATGCCACCATCCTCACAGCTGTAGGCCATGCCGCCAATCTGTTTTACGGCTATAAAACCAACGGCATCTACAAAACTAATGAAGAAGCCAATAAAGCAGGTATGGGTGCTCAGGGAGGAGATATTCGCTTTGTAGATACGAATGGCGATCACAAGATCGATGAGAATGACAGAGAGATTATTGGGGATTCCAATCCCGATTTTACCGGTGCTGTCACGAACCATGTAAGCTGGCGGCGCTGGACGCTGGATGCCATCTTCACCTTCAGTCATGGGAATGATATCTACAACCACACCCGTGCAAACCTGGAATCTATGAGCAATTACAACAACCAAACCTTAGCAGTACGCAACCGCTGGAAACAAGATGGCCAGGAGACTGATATCCCCCGTGCTGCATGGGGTGATCCTAATGGGAACGCACGTTTCTCCGATCGCTGGATAGAAAAAGGTGATTACATCCGCCTGCAACAACTGAGCCTCTGTTATGAACTGACACTGAAGCATGGCGCCATGAAATATGTACGCATCTCTGCCACCGCCAATAACTTATTTACCCTGACTAATTACCTGGGCTTTGATCCTGAATTCAGCAACGGCAACAGTGTGTTCACACGTGGCATCGACGACGGCTTATTTCCTCAATACAGAACGGTACAACTAGGTATCAGAATGGGCTTATAAAACTAACAAGAACATGAAACGATTACTATATACTGGACTGCTTTGCTGTAGCATATTGTGCAGCTGCAAAAAACTATTCGACATCAAACCTGAAGAAGCATTGGACCATTCACAGGTCTACGAAAATGTGAATGATGCAGATGCCGCCGTGATCGGTATTTATGGAAAAGTCATGGGATTGGCAGATAGGTACATGATCCTCAATGAACTGAGAGGCGACCTGGTAGGTGTCACTACATCCACAACAGATAAGTATCTGCAGGAACTCAATATCCACGAAGTCAGTGCAGATAATACCTACGCTGATCCTCGCCCATTCTATGAAGTAATCATGAACTGCAACGATGCACTGAAGAACTTCGATGCCATGCTACAGGATAAGCGGATCAGTAATGACGATTATATACTACGCTACTCGGCTGTAGGTGCGGTGCGTAGCTGGTTATATTTACAATTGGGTATTCACTATGGAGAAATACCTTACATCACCGATCCGTTAGAAACGATCGATGCCATTAAGGATGTATCCAAATTTCCCCGTATCACCTTCAATGAATTGCTGGGTAAACTCATCACCTTTACAGAAGGCTTACCTTACAAATATCCCTTTCCGGCAGGCACCTCATTGCTTATTACAACAGATGGTTATTCTACAGAAAAGTTCTTTATCAATATAAAATGCTTGCTGGGCGAGTTGTATCTCTGGAATGGCAATTATACACAGGCAGCAACTAACTACCGTGTCATGATGAACTATGCAGATGTGTTGTACCCTGCCATGAACAGTGAACAATGGTACGAAGTATACAGAGTGGGCTATACTGCTAACTTATCCGGCGCCTTATGGAGCAACATTTTCAGCCAGCCATACGGGGAGCGTTATTCCAATTACGAAATCATCTGGAACCTGCCATTCGACAAGAACTTCACACCAACTAACCCTTTTATAGAACTCTGTGACAATGTCAGTGGTAGCTACCAGGTACGCCCTTCCGACCTGGCGATCGCTAACTGGAATAAGCAATTCAGAAGTGATAATACCCCTGTAGACCTGCGGGGCCCGAATGTCTCTTTCAAGTATTCAGGTACACAACCGGTCATCAAAAAATACACGTACAACTATACTTCTTTACTACCTTTCGAAACCTCCGGCAAGTGGATACTGTTCCGTGCAGCCGCCCTGCACCTGCACTATGCAGAAGCTGCCAACCGCGACAATCGGGATAAGATCGCTTATGCACTCCTGAATACCGGAATCAAAAATACTTACGACCCTGTGTATATGGCTACTGGTGTAACAGGAGGCGAGGGCCGCAATGTTACCGATATAGAGCAAACAAAGGATGTGCCTCCTTATGACTTTGATGCCCGCGATGGGAACTACCCACAGTTTCGCAATGTCTGGTACCGAAATATAGGCGTACGCGGTAGGGTAGGGCTAAAGTCAGTAAAAGTAGACTCCACCGGTGTATTTGACATGAGTGACCCATTGCTTACCGATAAACCTGTCATAGACAGACCAACACTCACAAACAGGATGGAAGACCTGTTAATAGATGAAGATGGATTGGAACTTGCCTTCGAAGGTTATCGCTGGCCGGACCTGTTGCGTGTTGCACTCCGCAGGCAAGCCACTGATCCTGCCTGGCTGGCTAATAAGATCGCAGCTAAATTTGTAGCTGCCAACGATAGCAGGGCCGAAGCTGTGAGATCAAGATTAATGAACAAAGCAAACTGGTACTTACCTTTTAAATGGTAGATGATGATGCACCTCTTATTTCTATTATTATTTGTACCCGGTGAAAAACTGGATCGTGGCCTCATTGCTATTCCGCAATCGCCTACCCGGACTTTCCTCAGCTGGCGCCTGCTTGATACAGATCCATCTGCTATTACCTTTAACATCTACAGGCAAACAGATGGTAAATTGCAAAAACTATCTTCCCAGTCTGTCACCAACTATGTGGATAATCATGCTGATATTCACCATGCCCAGACATACCTGGTCAAATCTGTCATTGGTGGAAAAGAAACCAACACGGCTACTTACACCATCCCGGCAGATGCACCCATTCAGCAATACCTCACTATTCCCCTCAAAACACCACCGGGTTACACACCCAACGATGCCTCGGCCGCGGACCTGGATGGGGATGGTCAATATGAGATCATCCTCCATCAAACCGGGCGGGGCAAAGACAATTCCCAATCCGGCATTACCGATCCGCCCATCTTTCAAGCGTACAAACTGGATGGCACCTTCCTATGGGAAATCAACCTGGGTCGCAACATCCGGGAAGGCGCCCACTATACCCAGTTCATGGTCTATGACTTAGATGGCGATGGCATTGCCGAATTTGCCTGCAAAACTGCCGATGGCACTATCGATGGTAAAGGGAAGGTAATTGGCGACAGCACCAAAGACTACCGGGATCTGGACCCAACCTCCAAATCATTTGGCAGGATCCTGACAGGTCCTGAATACTTTACCATCTTCAGTGGTAAGACCGGCGAAGCATTGGCTACTACCGATTACATCCCTGGTCGTGGCGATATCGGTGGCTGGGGCGGTTATGGTGGCAATGGTGGTACAGACCATTAT
This Chitinophaga sancti DNA region includes the following protein-coding sequences:
- a CDS encoding fasciclin domain-containing protein; this encodes MMIRYLIIIGLLLGISCRKEKWNDRNKPATTQNLLQTIQANTNLSQFYTYLVNTGYDQVLASSKTFTVWAPVNSAWTAVDAALLNDTARLRLLIANHISTLSYTGSADEQRIATLNGKKIAFTAGSVEGIKVSEADQYTANGVLQVIDAVIIPKQNAWEYLNSTSYQQKTFLQSLAYIGIDTATAEQIGVNPSTGAPIYKPGTGEVALNHFLERVNINSEDSLLTYVILADDVYKHEQQRLTKYFTDSTEAVTDTTTQWNVIKDLVFNGVYDKDHLPATLYSIRDSVQFHINASDIISSQKVSNGIVYIVNHIDYELSTKIKPVIIEGEYYSGVKDATKTIAIRTRVNPNTGNTFRDVYMYNYGVASYWLNYKARLNSVAYQVYWISVNDVQTGTYPMRVAFDDPGVTTIPYTMVPVLNYNEQYVGDYTNVRYGLHNVYLVGNSVTTNGSNTILLDYIKLVPILN
- a CDS encoding RagB/SusD family nutrient uptake outer membrane protein, whose protein sequence is MKRLLYTGLLCCSILCSCKKLFDIKPEEALDHSQVYENVNDADAAVIGIYGKVMGLADRYMILNELRGDLVGVTTSTTDKYLQELNIHEVSADNTYADPRPFYEVIMNCNDALKNFDAMLQDKRISNDDYILRYSAVGAVRSWLYLQLGIHYGEIPYITDPLETIDAIKDVSKFPRITFNELLGKLITFTEGLPYKYPFPAGTSLLITTDGYSTEKFFINIKCLLGELYLWNGNYTQAATNYRVMMNYADVLYPAMNSEQWYEVYRVGYTANLSGALWSNIFSQPYGERYSNYEIIWNLPFDKNFTPTNPFIELCDNVSGSYQVRPSDLAIANWNKQFRSDNTPVDLRGPNVSFKYSGTQPVIKKYTYNYTSLLPFETSGKWILFRAAALHLHYAEAANRDNRDKIAYALLNTGIKNTYDPVYMATGVTGGEGRNVTDIEQTKDVPPYDFDARDGNYPQFRNVWYRNIGVRGRVGLKSVKVDSTGVFDMSDPLLTDKPVIDRPTLTNRMEDLLIDEDGLELAFEGYRWPDLLRVALRRQATDPAWLANKIAAKFVAANDSRAEAVRSRLMNKANWYLPFKW
- a CDS encoding SusC/RagA family TonB-linked outer membrane protein, whose protein sequence is MKAFIYITLAVLLGFHAKAQDTVVVTGLIKEAATGTTIPGINISIPGFSAAITNEKGEFRIKAPDYRTALTVSGPGYQTKIITLNGRHAVTASLHEETFNSIYDRKQTTDPTTTLNTTDNWQQITTSPENYLQGKVPGLQVIRRSGTPGMGADLFMRGYTSIYATNRPLVVVDGMIYDTNEYGGSLINGYVNNPLADIDIKDIDNITVMRDGTCTYGTKGANGVILITTSHAKELATRIDFGVMGGFNTPPAQLPVMESGDYRLYLSDLLQSSGKTPAEIAALPYMNDNPNPDYYRYHNNTNWQKEVTNQSFNQQYFLKVAGGDDIATYGLSLGYLKQSGTIRRTDLGRYQTRFNADLNLSAKLKAAINLAFTSNTQKDKDQGISPKTNPLYLALIKAPFLHRQAISDEGIASPSLADYDIFGVSNPASIIDKMQDINKNYRFFGSIRFNYLVTKSISINTITGVTFDKVRETFFIPEAGVKPDTLSNAVAYNRSGSNVERYYSLYNDTRITYDKQFARDHHLNTGLGVRYSNNNSESDYGLGYNSATDEFVSVGMGQNQLRKVSGTIGKWNWLNTYFNADYSFRDKYFLRFNLAVDGSSRYTYTRNQYAVMPGLSAAWLIVSDQHSIDALKLRAGISRTGNDDIGNYTSRQYYISQNLLGLLGLVRANIANPYLKWETVTKYNAALDGAFYNERLSFSLDIFQHRTTDMLTIEPVAAATGFDHVITNNSTMETHGVELSLFGRVVDRILKWDVGLTLSTYKNKITSIPGNQLLTTYGDATILTAVGHAANLFYGYKTNGIYKTNEEANKAGMGAQGGDIRFVDTNGDHKIDENDREIIGDSNPDFTGAVTNHVSWRRWTLDAIFTFSHGNDIYNHTRANLESMSNYNNQTLAVRNRWKQDGQETDIPRAAWGDPNGNARFSDRWIEKGDYIRLQQLSLCYELTLKHGAMKYVRISATANNLFTLTNYLGFDPEFSNGNSVFTRGIDDGLFPQYRTVQLGIRMGL